The genomic segment CCGTGGTAGGCGAGCTTCGTGACGATGACGCCGGTTCCTTCGGTATGACGGCTTGCTATACGCAACGCGAGGTCATTCGCCTCGCTGCCGCTGCACGTAAAGATGGCCTGCGACAGTTCATCGGGAAACGTCGCGACCAGCCGTTCCGCATAGCGGACGATCCCTTCGTGCAAATAGCGCGTGTGCGTATTGAGGGTCGCGGCCTGCCGCGTGATGGCGTCGACCACGTGGCGATGACAATGACCGACCGAAGCGACGTTGTTGTACGCGTCAAGATAGCGCGTCCCGTCATGACCGTAGAGCCAGACGCCCTCACCACGAACGATATGCAGCGGCTTCTCGTAGAAAAGCCGGTACGCAGGGCCGAGAACGTGATGCCGGCGCTCGACGAGGTCGCGGTCCTGGTGCCATCTGGTGTTGTCGGACGAAGGGTCGAACGCATTCAGCATGGATTTGTCGAGGCTCAATTGGGCTGCTCCGTTTGTGCCAGGTGGGGCTGGCAGGCACGGTGCATTGTGTCGGCCGCGAAGTCCGGATCAAGCCCGGACAGGCGACGGAGTCCATTCCAGGAAAGCGGGTTGTTGCGCAGGATGTAGGCGCGATTGTCCGGGTACTGGCGCGCTCGCCAGCCGGTAATGGCGACCGTCACGAGCAGGCGCGCCGCGATGAGGTCGGGCAGCAAGGCGATCTCATTGGACATGAGCGGGCAAACCCCATGATAGGCGGATACGCATTCCGCTGCGGTCTCGAGCGGATTAGCGGCATCGGCGAGCTGATAGGCGCACGCGACGGCGAGATCCTGCACGAGCGGCGCCTCCACGAGATCGCCGAAGTCGAAGATGCCGGTGATCTGCTCATGACGATGCGCGTCGACCATGACGTTGTACGCGTTCAGATCGTTGTGAATGACCTGTCGGCGCAATACGCCGAGTCGCGGCAGCACATGGCGCTCGAAGTGGTCCATATGGGCGGCGGCGAGGGAGCGCTGACTGTCGTCGTCGATAAACTCCAGCAACCCGCGCAAACGATGAGCGTGCTGCAGATCCCATTGCAGCACGTGTTTGGCTTGAGGATGCGTAAAGCCCGCCAGCGCGAGATCGAAACGTGCCAGTGTGGCACCGAGTGCACGACGCACGCGCGTGGTGCGGGGCACATCGCGCAACAACAGACCAGGCAACAGGGACACCAGCCGAATGGCGCGCCGTTCGGCCGGAGCGTCGCCGTGCCAGTGAATGTGGTCACCTGCGAGGGTGGGGATGAGCCGCGGCACGGGCACGGCCGGGGCTACACGTTCGATGTGGAGCTGCGCGCAGGTCTGGAAATCCAGGACGCCGGGTGCTTCGGCTGGGTGCGCAGCCTTCAGTACGTATCCGACTCCATCGTCGAGAAGCAACCGGAAATTCTG from the Burkholderia sp. FERM BP-3421 genome contains:
- a CDS encoding phosphotransferase; translation: MKVDLNETLTTSPPLLTVGDAEAIAWDVYGLRARATVLSGERDQNFRLLLDDGVGYVLKAAHPAEAPGVLDFQTCAQLHIERVAPAVPVPRLIPTLAGDHIHWHGDAPAERRAIRLVSLLPGLLLRDVPRTTRVRRALGATLARFDLALAGFTHPQAKHVLQWDLQHAHRLRGLLEFIDDDSQRSLAAAHMDHFERHVLPRLGVLRRQVIHNDLNAYNVMVDAHRHEQITGIFDFGDLVEAPLVQDLAVACAYQLADAANPLETAAECVSAYHGVCPLMSNEIALLPDLIAARLLVTVAITGWRARQYPDNRAYILRNNPLSWNGLRRLSGLDPDFAADTMHRACQPHLAQTEQPN